A part of uncultured Treponema sp. genomic DNA contains:
- a CDS encoding CDP-glycerol glycerophosphotransferase family protein, whose product MKKNIKKEITFICTDKLEHQCEEPIADEAMKRGYKINFSDDVLKKCEIGFYCQHLNFPKNSKFSCVMLHDLGQQHGEWPVMWKNEFWNDFNLGFLPSKEWADMWHNASCYDFVRPKNGCYFVGWPKSDDIKKKVFIDECEEIIARYGINKNKKTVLYAPSWEWDGRQLEMIDVCKELDVNLIIKQFPWNPKTFKFQYDICNEMAEKSKNIPNVFVLDTSINIFNAINLCDVLVSEESSTLYEAMLMDKPVVAVTDWLVPDDFPPRFPDFPYDFAVKCKKAELKETVENVLSDKSYILAIKNYRQNNFPQLGNSAKNIMDVIDKVLEGKEENPLRIHELPLIETPLEFKKSVKKRKSLMKKVWVKLRFVDNSKILTILYNFLRSIKHSFQKRG is encoded by the coding sequence ATGAAAAAAAATATAAAAAAAGAGATAACTTTTATTTGTACAGATAAATTGGAACATCAGTGTGAAGAACCTATTGCAGATGAAGCAATGAAGCGAGGTTATAAAATTAATTTTTCTGATGATGTTTTAAAAAAATGTGAAATCGGGTTTTATTGCCAACATTTAAATTTTCCTAAAAATAGCAAATTTTCTTGTGTTATGCTGCACGATTTGGGACAGCAACATGGCGAATGGCCTGTTATGTGGAAAAATGAATTTTGGAATGATTTTAATTTGGGGTTCCTTCCGAGCAAAGAATGGGCTGATATGTGGCATAATGCAAGTTGCTATGATTTTGTTCGTCCGAAAAATGGCTGTTATTTTGTTGGTTGGCCTAAATCGGATGATATTAAGAAAAAAGTTTTTATAGATGAATGTGAAGAAATAATAGCACGCTATGGTATAAATAAGAATAAAAAGACTGTTTTGTATGCTCCAAGTTGGGAATGGGATGGCAGACAACTTGAAATGATTGATGTCTGTAAGGAGCTTGATGTCAATTTGATTATAAAACAATTTCCATGGAATCCAAAAACTTTTAAATTTCAATATGACATTTGTAATGAAATGGCAGAGAAGTCAAAGAATATTCCAAATGTTTTTGTTCTTGATACTTCTATAAATATATTCAATGCAATCAATTTATGTGATGTCCTTGTTTCTGAAGAAAGTTCAACTTTATATGAAGCAATGCTTATGGATAAACCTGTTGTTGCAGTTACCGATTGGCTTGTCCCTGATGATTTTCCACCTCGGTTTCCAGATTTTCCTTATGATTTTGCAGTCAAATGTAAAAAAGCGGAATTGAAAGAAACTGTAGAAAATGTTCTGTCTGATAAAAGTTATATTTTGGCTATAAAGAATTATAGACAGAATAATTTTCCTCAATTAGGAAATTCAGCAAAAAACATTATGGATGTAATAGATAAAGTTCTTGAAGGAAAAGAAGAAAATCCTCTCAGAATTCATGAATTGCCATTAATAGAAACTCCGCTTGAATTCAAGAAGTCTGTTAAAAAAAGAAAATCTCTAATGAAAAAAGTTTGGGTAAAACTTCGTTTTGTAGACAACAGTAAAATTTTGACTATCTTATATAACTTCCTTCGTTCAATAAAGCATAGTTTTCAGAAAAGAGGTTAA
- a CDS encoding oligosaccharide flippase family protein — protein MSKSIKLNAFYKSVLSVLNIIFPLVTAPYVARVLSVGGFTEYNKAISIIGWFSPFAVFGVYTYGMRTVSQIKNDKKKVSVLFTKLFAFNIFTSVLVTAVYVIMVLLVPSFLKYRNIYLILASQIFFVCFAIDYVNEAFESYGFILVKTFLCRFLYVVSVFVFVRKSDGIFVYVFLTSLSLILNNIFTFFYAKSKIKFSRICFKDLTSLFKPLSVVFLLVNSSMLYTIFDRFMLVWFSDALSLTYYNVSQTIILAVVNVTTSVLLVSIPRLSFYWAEGKKDEYYSLLEKSSSSFMALHTPCCIGMATLSFEVFYIYAGSKYLSGSIALCLFSVRYYFSAFDMILAKQVLLATGNEKILTKIYYSAGIFNILCKVVLVLLNKLTPELCIITTASSDILVVFLQILFIRKLGFKFSIFSKNNFKYLMTSILFIPIVLLIQHLIPFEGIKYITFRTILSIIVCTLLYMLMMFITKDDFIYSILKRSRK, from the coding sequence GTGTCAAAATCAATAAAACTGAATGCTTTCTATAAAAGTGTTCTGAGTGTGCTTAATATAATTTTTCCTCTTGTAACTGCTCCTTATGTGGCGCGTGTTCTTTCTGTAGGCGGATTCACAGAATACAACAAGGCTATAAGCATTATCGGTTGGTTTTCACCTTTTGCGGTTTTTGGCGTTTACACTTACGGAATGAGGACTGTAAGCCAGATTAAAAATGACAAAAAGAAAGTTTCCGTGCTTTTTACAAAACTGTTTGCATTTAATATTTTTACATCTGTGCTTGTAACGGCTGTGTATGTGATTATGGTTTTGCTTGTTCCGTCTTTTTTGAAATACAGGAATATTTATCTGATTCTTGCAAGCCAGATATTTTTTGTATGCTTTGCAATCGACTACGTAAACGAGGCGTTTGAAAGCTATGGTTTTATTCTTGTAAAGACCTTTTTGTGCCGTTTTTTATATGTTGTAAGCGTTTTTGTTTTTGTGCGGAAAAGTGATGGCATTTTTGTTTATGTTTTTCTGACAAGTCTTTCTTTGATACTGAACAATATTTTTACATTTTTTTATGCAAAGTCAAAGATAAAGTTTTCAAGAATATGTTTTAAGGATTTGACATCTCTTTTTAAACCATTGTCAGTTGTGTTTTTGCTTGTGAATTCAAGCATGCTTTACACGATTTTTGACCGTTTTATGTTAGTGTGGTTTTCTGATGCTCTGAGTCTTACTTATTACAATGTTTCCCAGACAATTATCCTTGCAGTTGTGAATGTTACGACATCTGTTCTGCTGGTGAGTATTCCGCGTCTTTCGTTTTACTGGGCGGAAGGCAAAAAGGATGAATATTATTCTCTGCTGGAAAAAAGCTCATCTTCTTTTATGGCACTGCATACTCCTTGCTGCATAGGAATGGCGACTCTTTCATTTGAGGTTTTCTATATTTACGCAGGTTCAAAATATCTGTCAGGTTCGATTGCCTTGTGTCTGTTTTCTGTCCGCTATTATTTTAGCGCGTTTGACATGATTCTTGCCAAGCAGGTACTTCTTGCGACTGGCAACGAGAAAATCCTTACGAAAATTTATTACTCCGCAGGCATTTTCAATATCTTGTGCAAAGTTGTGCTAGTTCTGCTCAATAAACTTACTCCGGAGCTTTGCATTATAACAACCGCATCTTCTGACATTCTGGTTGTTTTTCTGCAGATTCTGTTCATAAGAAAACTGGGATTCAAGTTTTCAATATTTTCAAAAAATAATTTCAAATATCTGATGACAAGTATTCTTTTTATTCCTATTGTTCTTTTGATTCAACATTTAATTCCATTTGAAGGAATAAAATATATAACTTTTCGTACAATTTTATCAATAATTGTTTGTACTTTATTATATATGTTAATGATGTTTATTACAAAAGATGACTTTATATATTCTATTTTAAAGAGGTCTCGAAAATGA
- a CDS encoding acyltransferase family protein produces MLTRIKGIALPYYISWLFAFVCAHLPFGLKDFARDLSNSLYELLFIDMAGYKVGYYVNEPAWYVSALFMNILIFAPLAERFGKKYFERIAPVVALFLYGLLSLNTPNLYAPHTVMYGFIYKGMIRCAAGVNAGFAIYGLFKNGKFLEFIRQHKKTKIFIEFLSFTIIVAYMIFPIYKFEAARDYAVVILIFVFLTTILCSTSVLEKKLQKCPVVLWLGRFSVYLYFSQCIIYTHKELLHNWNISNFIKLPIWVVLCFSVAFAVYGFASLFKFIRKFVR; encoded by the coding sequence TTGTTAACTCGAATTAAAGGTATTGCTCTTCCATACTATATAAGTTGGCTTTTTGCATTTGTTTGTGCACATTTACCATTTGGATTAAAAGATTTTGCTCGAGATTTATCTAATAGTCTTTATGAACTTTTGTTTATTGATATGGCAGGATATAAAGTCGGTTATTATGTTAATGAACCGGCATGGTATGTTTCTGCTTTATTTATGAATATATTGATTTTTGCTCCTCTTGCTGAAAGATTTGGAAAAAAATATTTTGAACGGATCGCTCCGGTTGTTGCTCTGTTTTTATATGGTCTACTTTCATTGAACACTCCTAATCTTTATGCTCCTCACACGGTAATGTATGGTTTTATTTATAAAGGTATGATTCGCTGTGCCGCCGGCGTTAATGCAGGTTTTGCTATTTACGGACTTTTTAAGAATGGAAAATTTTTAGAGTTTATAAGGCAGCACAAAAAAACAAAGATATTCATAGAATTTCTAAGCTTTACAATAATTGTTGCGTATATGATTTTTCCTATATACAAGTTTGAAGCTGCTCGTGATTATGCAGTGGTGATTTTGATTTTTGTATTCCTAACAACTATTTTGTGTTCAACTTCTGTTCTGGAAAAAAAATTGCAAAAATGTCCTGTCGTTTTGTGGCTTGGCCGCTTTAGCGTATACTTGTATTTTTCTCAGTGTATAATTTATACACATAAGGAACTTTTGCACAATTGGAATATTTCTAATTTTATAAAACTACCTATTTGGGTTGTATTGTGTTTTTCTGTTGCTTTTGCTGTGTATGGTTTTGCAAGCTTGTTTAAATTTATTAGGAAATTTGTAAGATGA